A genomic window from Pseudocitrobacter corydidari includes:
- the rpsP gene encoding 30S ribosomal protein S16: MVTIRLARHGAKKRPFYQVVVTDSRNARNGRFIERVGFFNPIASEKEEGTRLDLDRIEHWVGQGATISDRVSALIKEAKKAA, from the coding sequence ATGGTAACTATTCGTTTAGCTCGTCACGGCGCTAAAAAGCGTCCGTTCTACCAGGTTGTTGTTACTGACAGCCGTAATGCACGTAACGGTCGCTTCATCGAGCGCGTTGGTTTCTTCAACCCGATCGCTAGCGAAAAAGAAGAAGGCACTCGCCTGGATCTGGATCGCATCGAGCACTGGGTTGGCCAGGGCGCAACTATCTCTGATCGCGTATCTGCGCTGATCAAAGAAGCTAAAAAAGCAGCTTAA
- the rimM gene encoding ribosome maturation factor RimM (Essential for efficient processing of 16S rRNA), translating to MSKQLTAQAPVDPIVLGKMGSSYGIRGWLRVFSSTEDAESIFDYQPWLIQKAGQWQVVELESWRHHNQDIIIKLKGVDDRDTANLLTNCEIIVDSSQLPKLEEGDYYWKDLMGCQVVTTEGYDLGKVIDMMETGSNDVLVIKANLKDAFGIKERLVPFLDGQVIKKVDLATRSIEVDWDPGF from the coding sequence ATGAGCAAGCAACTCACCGCACAGGCACCTGTTGATCCCATCGTATTGGGCAAAATGGGTTCTTCCTACGGTATCCGTGGTTGGCTCAGAGTGTTTTCCTCCACCGAAGACGCCGAAAGCATTTTTGACTATCAGCCCTGGTTAATCCAGAAGGCGGGTCAGTGGCAGGTTGTTGAGCTGGAAAGCTGGCGCCACCACAATCAGGACATCATCATTAAGCTGAAAGGCGTTGATGATCGTGATACTGCGAATCTTCTGACTAATTGCGAAATTATCGTCGATTCATCGCAGTTGCCAAAACTGGAAGAGGGTGATTACTACTGGAAAGACCTGATGGGCTGCCAGGTAGTCACAACCGAAGGTTACGATCTCGGTAAAGTCATCGATATGATGGAAACCGGTTCGAATGACGTTCTCGTCATTAAGGCAAACCTGAAAGATGCGTTTGGTATCAAGGAGCGGTTGGTTCCGTTCCTCGATGGGCAGGTTATCAAGAAAGTCGATCTCGCTACTCGTTCAATCGAAGTAGATTGGGATCCTGGTTTTTAA
- the trmD gene encoding tRNA (guanosine(37)-N1)-methyltransferase TrmD, translated as MWIGIISLFPEMFRAITDYGVTGRAVKNGLLSIQSWSPRDFTHDRHRTVDDRPYGGGPGMLMMVQPLRDAINAAKAAAGEGAKVIYLSPQGRKLDQAGVSELATNQKLILVCGRYEGIDERVIQTEIDEEWSIGDYVLSGGELPAMTLIDSVSRFIPGVLGHEASATEDSFADGLLDCPHYTRPEVLEGMEVPPVLLSGNHAEIRRWRLKQSLGRSWLRRPELLENLALTEEQARLLAEFQKEHAQQQHKHDGQA; from the coding sequence ATGTGGATTGGCATAATTAGCCTGTTTCCTGAAATGTTCCGCGCAATTACCGATTACGGGGTAACTGGCCGGGCAGTAAAAAATGGCCTGCTGAGCATCCAGAGCTGGAGTCCTCGTGACTTCACGCATGACCGGCACCGTACCGTGGACGATCGTCCTTACGGCGGCGGACCGGGGATGTTAATGATGGTGCAACCCTTACGGGATGCCATCAATGCAGCAAAAGCCGCGGCAGGTGAAGGCGCAAAGGTGATTTATCTGTCACCTCAGGGACGCAAGCTTGATCAAGCAGGCGTCAGCGAACTGGCAACGAATCAGAAACTGATTCTGGTGTGTGGTCGCTACGAAGGTATTGATGAGCGCGTGATTCAGACCGAAATTGATGAAGAATGGTCAATCGGCGATTACGTTCTCAGCGGTGGTGAGTTACCGGCAATGACGCTGATTGACTCCGTTTCCCGGTTTATTCCGGGTGTACTGGGTCACGAAGCATCGGCAACGGAAGATTCCTTTGCTGACGGGTTGCTGGATTGCCCCCACTATACGCGTCCTGAAGTGTTAGAAGGAATGGAAGTACCGCCAGTATTGCTGTCGGGGAACCATGCCGAGATACGTCGCTGGCGTTTGAAACAGTCGCTGGGCCGCTCCTGGCTTAGAAGACCTGAACTTCTGGAAAACCTGGCTCTGACTGAAGAGCAAGCAAGGTTGCTGGCGGAGTTCCAAAAGGAGCACGCACAACAGCAACATAAACATGATGGGCAAGCGTAA
- the rplS gene encoding 50S ribosomal protein L19 — protein sequence MSNIIKQLEQEQMKQDVPSFRPGDTVEVKVWVVEGSKKRLQAFEGVVIAIRNRGLHSAFTVRKISNGEGVERVFQTHSPVVDSIAVKRRGAVRKAKLYYLRERTGKSARIKERLN from the coding sequence ATGAGCAACATTATTAAGCAACTTGAACAAGAACAGATGAAGCAGGACGTACCTTCCTTCCGTCCGGGTGATACCGTGGAAGTGAAAGTATGGGTTGTTGAAGGTTCCAAAAAACGTCTGCAGGCATTCGAGGGCGTGGTTATCGCTATTCGTAACCGCGGTCTGCACTCTGCATTCACTGTTCGCAAAATTTCCAACGGCGAAGGCGTTGAGCGTGTCTTCCAGACTCACTCTCCGGTTGTTGACAGCATTGCTGTTAAACGTCGTGGTGCTGTGCGTAAAGCTAAACTGTACTACCTGCGTGAACGTACTGGTAAGTCTGCTCGTATCAAAGAGCGTCTTAACTAA
- a CDS encoding DUF2946 domain-containing protein has product MSSNRFHGIALKRHAAWFALFAIALIIVAPLVSVSLQKDPMSAMPGMHHAMSMDAEHHSSSQSMPVDHAEACGYCVLMAHVPGLILALVILLCGLLLRCCVRLTRPAVKHWHYFPWLFPDTRAPPRLAAFPR; this is encoded by the coding sequence GTGAGCAGTAATCGGTTTCATGGTATAGCGCTAAAACGGCACGCGGCCTGGTTCGCGCTGTTTGCTATTGCGCTGATTATCGTGGCACCGCTCGTCTCCGTGTCGCTGCAAAAAGATCCGATGAGCGCGATGCCCGGTATGCATCATGCAATGAGTATGGATGCGGAGCATCACTCCTCTTCGCAGAGTATGCCGGTCGACCACGCAGAAGCCTGCGGCTACTGCGTTTTAATGGCGCACGTACCGGGGCTGATTCTGGCGCTGGTCATTCTGCTGTGCGGGTTGCTGCTGCGCTGCTGTGTAAGACTGACGCGGCCTGCTGTTAAGCACTGGCACTATTTCCCCTGGCTTTTCCCTGATACTCGCGCGCCGCCGCGTCTGGCTGCTTTTCCTCGTTAA
- a CDS encoding PepSY-associated TM helix domain-containing protein: MTTCTSRAAWVHLLRRLHFFIGLFVGPFIFVAALTGTLYVATPQLENRLYQHALHGTMSGERHALADQIAVAQQVSGGELRLHAVRPALTAGETTRVMFADPSLGESENRAIFIDPVTLAITGDMTVYGTSGILPLRQWIDYAHRSLLLGDVGRLYSELAASWMWVAALGGIALWAVTRPKRRINNRFQNTRRVHVTLGWVLLAGMLLFSATGLTWSQWAGGNVDKMRAAFGWMTPQVNTQLHGKMEMADPHAEHKGHMAAMPGMSPPVIAGEKFDSVLTAAQRAGIDASLLEIRPPRSEDRAWTVTEIDRRWPTQVDAVAVDGASLAILDRTRFADFPLMAKLTRWGVDFHMGILFGLPNQLLLIAFGLALCVAIVMGYRLWWIKRPAQAAASPLQTLSQSWLALSLAGRLTTLAIAILLGLALPVMGVSLLLFVAIDWLRWRSHQGATQTQPVQ, translated from the coding sequence ATGACAACCTGCACCTCACGGGCGGCATGGGTACACCTGCTGCGTCGCCTGCATTTTTTCATTGGCCTGTTTGTTGGGCCGTTTATCTTCGTGGCGGCGTTAACCGGCACGCTGTATGTCGCCACGCCACAGCTGGAAAACAGGCTCTACCAGCACGCGCTGCACGGCACAATGAGCGGAGAACGTCACGCACTGGCCGATCAAATCGCGGTTGCGCAGCAGGTTTCCGGCGGGGAACTTCGTCTGCATGCGGTTCGCCCGGCGTTGACTGCCGGGGAAACCACCCGGGTGATGTTCGCCGATCCTTCGCTCGGCGAGTCTGAAAACCGGGCGATTTTTATCGACCCGGTGACGCTGGCAATCACGGGCGATATGACCGTTTACGGCACCAGCGGTATATTGCCGCTGCGTCAGTGGATTGATTACGCCCATCGCTCACTGCTGCTGGGCGATGTGGGGCGTCTTTACAGCGAGCTGGCGGCATCGTGGATGTGGGTTGCAGCGCTGGGCGGTATTGCGCTGTGGGCCGTTACCCGACCAAAACGTCGTATTAACAACCGTTTCCAGAACACGCGTCGTGTCCACGTCACGCTTGGCTGGGTACTGCTGGCGGGAATGCTGCTCTTCTCCGCAACCGGGCTGACCTGGTCGCAGTGGGCGGGCGGCAACGTCGATAAAATGCGTGCGGCATTCGGCTGGATGACGCCACAGGTGAACACGCAGCTGCACGGCAAAATGGAAATGGCAGACCCGCATGCGGAACATAAAGGCCATATGGCAGCAATGCCAGGCATGTCGCCGCCGGTTATCGCCGGAGAAAAGTTTGATTCCGTACTCACTGCGGCACAGCGAGCGGGTATTGATGCGTCGTTGCTGGAGATTCGCCCGCCGCGCAGTGAGGACCGCGCCTGGACGGTAACGGAAATCGATCGTCGCTGGCCGACCCAGGTGGATGCCGTTGCGGTAGATGGCGCATCGCTAGCGATCCTCGACCGCACGCGTTTTGCTGATTTCCCACTGATGGCGAAGCTGACCCGCTGGGGTGTCGATTTCCATATGGGGATTTTATTTGGTTTGCCTAATCAGCTGCTGTTGATCGCTTTCGGGCTGGCGCTGTGCGTGGCGATCGTGATGGGATATCGACTGTGGTGGATTAAGCGTCCGGCGCAGGCGGCTGCGAGTCCGCTTCAGACTTTGTCTCAGAGCTGGCTGGCGTTATCCCTGGCAGGACGTCTGACGACGCTTGCGATAGCTATTCTGTTGGGGCTGGCGCTACCGGTGATGGGCGTCAGTCTGTTGCTGTTTGTGGCCATCGACTGGCTTCGCTGGCGGAGTCATCAGGGAGCGACGCAAACGCAGCCAGTCCAATAA
- a CDS encoding OmpA family protein, which translates to MLKRYIAAALLSTTLLAGCQAPQGKFTPEQVAAMKSYGFSETNGDWSLGLSDTILFDKNDFRLRADSQQQIHTMAARLASTGITHLRMDGHTDNYGEASYNEALSLKRANAVADSWAEGARIPRSNLTTQGLGQKYPVASNKTSQGRAENRRVAVVISAP; encoded by the coding sequence ATGTTAAAGCGTTACATCGCCGCCGCGTTGCTATCGACCACTCTGCTGGCAGGCTGCCAGGCCCCGCAGGGGAAATTTACGCCAGAGCAGGTTGCAGCCATGAAATCATACGGTTTCAGCGAAACCAATGGCGACTGGTCACTCGGCCTCTCTGATACCATTCTGTTCGACAAAAATGATTTCCGCCTGCGTGCAGATAGCCAACAGCAAATCCACACCATGGCCGCGCGCCTGGCATCGACCGGGATCACGCATTTGCGTATGGACGGACACACGGATAACTACGGGGAAGCGAGCTATAACGAAGCCCTCTCCCTGAAACGCGCCAACGCCGTCGCCGATAGCTGGGCGGAAGGTGCTCGTATTCCGCGCAGCAACCTGACCACCCAGGGCCTGGGACAGAAATATCCGGTTGCCAGCAATAAAACCTCGCAAGGGCGCGCCGAAAACCGCCGCGTCGCGGTGGTGATCAGCGCCCCTTAA
- the dgcN gene encoding diguanylate cyclase DgcN: MNKDYSTPPRPTFKRTLRRISVTSVFITMTLIWLLLCGASIVTLKQYAQKNLELTGSTMSHSLEAALVFKDNTAANETLAMLGKQGHFATAEVVSTGNKRFAYWHYNASAERDTLNRLVSQWLFPLPVTQPITYNGQTIGELRLTARDSLISHFIWLSLGVLTACIVFASAVALLITRHLHEGVVTALQSITDVVHDVRTNRNFSRRVSAERIDEFHRFALDFNSLLDEMEEWQLKLQAKNAQLLRTALHDALTGLPNRAAFRSRIASLMDNPQMKASSALLFLDGDNFKRINDTWGHAAGDCVLIDAAKRLMEFSGNRHAAYRLGGDEFAVILSGVNSEDEVQRICAALSQQFIRPFDLRNGHYVPLSLSVGYALTWEHNSVEDLQELADKNMYVMKNQRSKNSL; encoded by the coding sequence ATGAATAAGGACTATTCAACCCCACCGCGCCCAACGTTTAAGCGCACGCTCCGGCGTATTAGCGTCACCAGTGTATTTATTACTATGACGCTGATTTGGCTGCTATTGTGCGGCGCATCCATTGTGACGCTGAAGCAGTACGCGCAGAAAAATCTTGAGCTGACCGGTTCGACCATGAGTCATAGCCTGGAAGCAGCACTGGTCTTTAAGGACAATACCGCCGCCAATGAAACACTGGCGATGCTGGGCAAACAGGGGCATTTCGCCACCGCAGAAGTGGTGAGCACGGGTAATAAGCGCTTTGCGTACTGGCACTACAATGCGTCTGCCGAGCGGGACACGCTGAACAGGTTAGTCAGCCAATGGTTATTTCCTTTACCTGTCACGCAGCCCATTACTTACAACGGTCAGACCATTGGTGAGTTACGCTTAACGGCCCGCGACAGTTTGATCAGCCATTTTATCTGGTTATCACTTGGCGTCCTGACCGCCTGTATCGTCTTTGCATCAGCGGTCGCCCTGCTTATTACGCGCCATCTGCACGAAGGCGTGGTCACCGCCCTGCAAAGCATTACCGATGTGGTGCATGATGTGCGTACGAATCGTAACTTCTCTCGCCGCGTCAGCGCCGAACGCATTGATGAATTTCACCGTTTCGCCCTCGATTTCAACAGCCTGCTGGACGAAATGGAGGAGTGGCAGCTCAAGCTACAGGCCAAAAATGCCCAGCTCCTGCGCACCGCGCTGCATGATGCGCTGACAGGTCTGCCCAACCGCGCGGCGTTTCGTAGCCGCATTGCCTCGCTGATGGATAACCCGCAGATGAAAGCCAGCTCGGCGCTACTGTTCCTCGATGGCGACAACTTTAAACGTATCAATGATACCTGGGGCCATGCCGCTGGCGATTGCGTGTTGATCGACGCGGCGAAGCGGTTGATGGAGTTCAGCGGGAATCGCCATGCAGCGTATCGTCTGGGTGGCGATGAGTTTGCGGTGATTTTATCGGGCGTGAACAGCGAAGATGAAGTCCAGCGGATCTGCGCCGCGCTGTCGCAGCAGTTCATTCGCCCCTTTGATTTACGCAATGGGCATTATGTGCCGCTGTCACTGAGCGTCGGCTATGCCTTAACGTGGGAACATAATTCCGTCGAAGATTTACAGGAACTTGCCGATAAGAACATGTATGTCATGAAAAATCAGCGTTCCAAAAACTCATTATGA
- a CDS encoding YfiR family protein: protein MDAEIKALRRIPMSNPFLKLSYPLLLVLIFFSISRPLLAAALTDMDKSVRSMVSGIISYTRWPQPEQPPTLCVFSTARYRDALSAAEGLPVTYHPVMVHSRQDVLNAGCAAIYFGSESPEQQVELQNMLNARPTLLISEQNAECRIGSSFCLLFNTDKVTFAVNLDSLSRSGVRVNPDVLMLARNKNHE, encoded by the coding sequence ATGGACGCAGAAATCAAAGCTTTACGGCGGATTCCGATGAGCAACCCGTTCTTAAAACTTTCATACCCGCTTTTGCTGGTATTGATATTTTTTTCTATTAGCAGACCTCTTCTTGCCGCTGCGCTAACTGATATGGATAAATCGGTACGTTCAATGGTTTCCGGTATTATCAGCTACACCCGCTGGCCGCAGCCTGAACAGCCGCCAACGCTCTGCGTTTTTAGCACCGCGCGTTATCGCGACGCGTTGAGCGCAGCCGAGGGACTGCCCGTTACCTATCATCCGGTAATGGTGCATTCCCGCCAGGATGTTCTTAATGCTGGCTGTGCTGCTATCTATTTTGGCTCGGAATCACCTGAACAACAGGTGGAATTACAAAATATGCTTAACGCGAGGCCAACATTATTAATTTCCGAACAAAACGCCGAATGTCGTATTGGCAGTTCCTTCTGTCTGCTATTCAATACCGATAAAGTGACATTCGCTGTAAACCTCGATTCCCTTTCTCGTAGCGGTGTCAGGGTCAATCCGGATGTTTTGATGCTCGCACGGAATAAGAATCATGAATAA
- the aroF gene encoding 3-deoxy-7-phosphoheptulonate synthase AroF, with protein sequence MQKDALNNVHITDEQILITPEQLKAEFPLSVEQEAQIAQSRKTISDIIAGRDPRLLVVCGPCSIHCPETAIEYARRFKSLAEEVSDSLYLVMRVYFEKPRTTVGWKGLINDPHMDGSFDVEGGLKIARRLLVELVNMGLPLATEALDPNSPQYLGDLFSWSAIGARTTESQTHREMASGLSMPVGFKNGTDGSLATAINAMRAAAMPHRFVGINQAGQVCLLQTQGNPDGHVILRGGKSPNYGPEDVAQCEKEMEQAGLKPSLMVDCSHGNSNKDYRRQPAVAESVVAQIKDGNRSIIGLMIESNIHEGNQSSEQPRCDMKYGVSVTDACISWETTDALLRELDKDLRGHLAARLA encoded by the coding sequence ATGCAAAAAGACGCGCTGAATAACGTACATATTACCGATGAACAAATTCTGATCACCCCAGAACAACTCAAAGCGGAATTCCCGCTGAGTGTTGAACAGGAAGCGCAAATCGCGCAGTCACGCAAAACCATCTCTGACATCATCGCCGGGCGCGATCCTCGTCTGCTGGTTGTCTGTGGCCCGTGCTCGATTCACTGCCCTGAAACGGCCATCGAATATGCTCGTCGATTTAAAAGCCTTGCCGAGGAGGTCAGCGATAGCCTCTACCTGGTGATGCGCGTCTATTTTGAAAAACCACGTACGACCGTTGGCTGGAAAGGTCTGATCAACGACCCGCACATGGACGGTTCGTTTGACGTGGAAGGCGGCTTGAAAATTGCGCGTCGTCTGTTGGTGGAACTGGTTAATATGGGCCTGCCGCTGGCAACGGAAGCGCTGGATCCGAACAGCCCGCAATACCTGGGCGATCTGTTTAGCTGGTCTGCAATCGGTGCGCGTACCACCGAATCACAAACCCACCGTGAAATGGCCTCTGGTCTTTCTATGCCGGTAGGCTTTAAGAACGGTACTGATGGCTCGCTGGCCACCGCTATCAACGCCATGCGCGCGGCTGCCATGCCGCACCGTTTTGTGGGTATCAACCAGGCCGGCCAGGTTTGCTTACTGCAAACTCAGGGTAACCCGGATGGTCATGTGATTCTGCGCGGCGGTAAATCACCGAACTACGGGCCGGAAGATGTCGCCCAGTGTGAAAAAGAGATGGAACAGGCGGGACTGAAACCGTCGCTGATGGTAGATTGCAGCCATGGGAATTCCAATAAAGACTACCGCCGTCAGCCTGCGGTGGCAGAATCCGTTGTCGCTCAGATCAAAGACGGTAACCGTTCGATTATCGGTCTGATGATTGAAAGTAACATTCACGAAGGCAATCAGTCTTCTGAACAGCCGCGCTGCGATATGAAGTACGGCGTTTCGGTTACCGATGCCTGTATCAGTTGGGAAACCACCGATGCGCTGCTGCGTGAGTTAGACAAGGATTTACGTGGCCATCTGGCAGCACGACTGGCGTAA